The Thermobispora bispora DSM 43833 genome window below encodes:
- a CDS encoding heavy metal translocating P-type ATPase, translating to MLRERTNPGPGKPVMGMGDLLVILLAALSLALLAWFFFGPRRAGRAVPRDGGQEAEITVKGGYSPDVIRVRQGVPLRLTFDRRESGDCTARVVFPDFGVNRPLPAFRRTTVELTPDRAGEFRFACGMNMVHGRLIVEPAGGPGPAEGSPTAGGPVPGRIEPVNLRAEHVPGRTASPDRTGPGPRPSGHEDPGDELEAAERRAEIRDLSRRVAVGAVLTAPVALAVMAHELFHAAWVPELLLDRRVQLALITPVMFVTGLPIHRTGWLSLRHRTAEMNSLITLGTTAAYGYSLLVTVLPGLFPADLRDVYFEAVGVILTLILLGRLLEARAKAGTGEAIRRLIGLRAETARVRRDGAEVEIPVEQVVPGDLVSVRPGEKIPVDGSIVAGRSAVDESMVTGEPIPVEKGPGDPVVGATVNQTGAFTFRAEKVGSETALAQIIRLVRAAQASTAPIQRVADRVSGYFVPAVMGVAIVTFAVWFTTGPAPALTHALVAAVSVLIIACPCALGLAAPLSVMVAAGKGAEAGILIRDAEALETARRLDAIVLDKTGTVTRGRPELTDVVPAGGLAAGELLRLAASAERSSEHPLGRAVVAGALGRGLRLAEPSGFGSVTGEGVNAVVEGRRVHVGGRRLLSGAGVDPSPLTGLADRLAQAGRTPIMVAVDGEPAGVVGVADTVKDGSRDAIAALHDLGLRVLMLTGDDRRAAEAIARQVGITRVLAEVLPGQKASAIARLQRDGLRVGMAGDGINDAPALARADVGFGIGTGTDVAIEASDVTLVSGALSGIVTAVRLSRAAMRNITQNLFLAFGYNAVGIPIAAGVLYPVLGIRLSPMIAAAAMALSSLSVVGNANRLRRFTPAAVPPAPPVPAGLAVTVETVAPPDPADRGTAEAAPRADPPGGSRTAPSVRRPPGPGERPR from the coding sequence ATGCTGAGAGAGCGGACCAACCCGGGGCCCGGGAAGCCGGTGATGGGCATGGGCGATCTCCTCGTCATCCTCCTCGCGGCGCTCTCGCTCGCCCTGCTCGCCTGGTTCTTCTTCGGGCCGCGGCGCGCCGGCCGTGCCGTGCCGCGCGACGGCGGGCAGGAGGCGGAGATCACCGTCAAGGGCGGTTATTCGCCGGACGTGATCCGGGTACGGCAGGGCGTGCCGCTGCGGCTGACCTTCGACCGCCGGGAGTCCGGGGACTGCACCGCACGCGTGGTGTTCCCGGACTTCGGGGTGAACCGGCCGCTGCCCGCCTTCCGGCGGACCACCGTCGAGCTGACCCCGGACCGCGCGGGCGAGTTCCGTTTCGCCTGCGGCATGAACATGGTGCACGGCCGGCTGATCGTGGAACCGGCCGGTGGGCCGGGGCCCGCCGAGGGGAGCCCTACCGCCGGCGGACCGGTGCCGGGCCGTATCGAGCCAGTGAACCTCCGGGCCGAGCACGTGCCGGGCCGCACCGCATCACCGGATCGGACCGGGCCGGGTCCACGCCCGTCCGGGCACGAGGACCCGGGCGACGAGCTCGAGGCGGCGGAGCGGCGGGCGGAGATCCGGGACCTGTCCCGGCGGGTCGCCGTGGGCGCGGTGCTCACCGCCCCGGTGGCCCTGGCGGTCATGGCCCATGAGCTCTTCCACGCGGCCTGGGTGCCGGAGCTCCTGCTCGACCGCCGGGTTCAGCTCGCGCTGATCACGCCGGTCATGTTCGTCACCGGTCTGCCGATCCACCGGACCGGCTGGCTGAGCCTCCGCCACCGGACCGCGGAGATGAACAGCCTGATCACGCTGGGCACCACCGCCGCGTACGGCTACAGCCTGCTCGTGACCGTGCTGCCCGGGCTCTTCCCCGCGGACCTGCGCGACGTCTACTTCGAGGCGGTCGGGGTCATCCTCACCCTGATCCTGCTCGGCCGGCTGCTCGAGGCGCGCGCCAAGGCGGGGACCGGGGAGGCGATCCGCCGGCTCATCGGGCTGCGCGCCGAGACGGCCCGGGTACGGCGGGACGGGGCCGAGGTGGAGATCCCGGTCGAGCAGGTGGTGCCGGGCGACCTCGTCAGCGTCCGGCCGGGCGAGAAGATCCCCGTGGACGGCTCGATCGTGGCGGGCCGGTCGGCGGTGGACGAGTCGATGGTGACCGGCGAGCCGATCCCGGTGGAGAAGGGGCCGGGCGACCCCGTGGTCGGCGCGACCGTCAACCAGACCGGGGCGTTCACCTTCCGCGCCGAGAAGGTGGGGAGCGAGACCGCGCTCGCCCAGATCATCCGGCTGGTGCGGGCCGCGCAGGCCTCCACGGCGCCGATCCAGCGGGTCGCCGACCGGGTCTCGGGCTACTTCGTGCCCGCGGTCATGGGCGTCGCCATCGTGACGTTCGCGGTGTGGTTCACCACCGGCCCGGCCCCGGCGCTCACCCACGCGCTGGTCGCCGCGGTCTCCGTGCTGATCATCGCCTGCCCTTGCGCGCTCGGGCTCGCCGCGCCCTTGTCGGTCATGGTGGCCGCCGGCAAGGGGGCGGAGGCCGGCATCCTGATCCGCGACGCGGAGGCGCTCGAGACCGCGCGGCGGCTCGACGCGATCGTCCTCGACAAGACCGGCACCGTCACCCGCGGCCGGCCCGAGCTCACCGACGTGGTCCCGGCCGGCGGCCTGGCCGCCGGTGAGCTGCTCCGCCTCGCGGCCTCGGCCGAACGCTCCTCCGAGCACCCGCTCGGCCGGGCGGTGGTGGCCGGGGCGCTCGGCCGCGGCCTCCGGCTCGCCGAGCCGTCCGGGTTCGGCTCGGTGACGGGTGAGGGGGTGAACGCGGTCGTCGAGGGACGCCGGGTGCACGTGGGCGGCCGCCGCCTGCTCTCCGGGGCCGGGGTGGACCCCTCGCCCTTGACGGGGCTCGCCGACCGGCTCGCCCAGGCCGGCCGTACCCCGATCATGGTGGCGGTGGACGGCGAGCCCGCCGGGGTGGTGGGGGTCGCCGACACCGTCAAGGACGGCTCCCGGGACGCGATCGCCGCCCTCCACGATCTCGGCCTCCGGGTGCTGATGCTCACCGGGGACGACCGGCGCGCCGCGGAGGCGATCGCCCGGCAGGTCGGCATCACCCGGGTGCTGGCCGAGGTGCTGCCCGGCCAGAAGGCGTCCGCGATCGCGCGGCTGCAGCGCGACGGCCTGCGGGTGGGCATGGCCGGCGACGGCATCAACGACGCCCCCGCGCTCGCCCGGGCCGACGTCGGGTTCGGCATCGGCACCGGCACCGACGTCGCGATCGAGGCCTCCGACGTGACGCTCGTCTCCGGGGCGCTCAGCGGGATCGTCACCGCGGTACGGCTGTCGCGGGCGGCCATGCGCAACATCACGCAGAACCTGTTCCTCGCCTTCGGGTACAACGCGGTGGGCATCCCGATCGCCGCCGGCGTGCTCTACCCGGTCCTGGGGATCCGGCTCAGCCCCATGATCGCCGCGGCCGCGATGGCCCTGTCGTCGCTCTCCGTGGTGGGGAACGCCAACCGGCTCCGCCGCTTCACCCCGGCGGCCGTCCCGCCCGCGCCACCGGTCCCGGCGGGCCTGGCGGTCACCGTGGAGACGGTCGCGCCGCCGGACCCGGCGGACCGGGGCACCGCCGAGGCAGCGCCGCGGGCGGACCCGCCCGGCGGGTCGCGGACCGCGCCATCGGTCAGGCGACCACCAGGGCCTGGGGAGCGGCCTCGCTGA
- a CDS encoding molybdopterin oxidoreductase, which yields MHLARYLGRLQRSQRELADAYHAFRRRHPREVDLCTVCERLAAQCGDHAVRLEPFIRRYASGAPPDPLDRPAPDPTERSGTLGLLRDLHDLYLLAADCDLSWRIVGQAAQGVRDAELLDLVRYCGEESARHLLWLRSRISEAAPQALVVA from the coding sequence ATGCACCTGGCCCGCTACCTGGGGCGGCTGCAGCGCTCCCAGCGGGAGCTCGCCGACGCCTACCACGCCTTCCGGCGGCGGCATCCGCGCGAGGTGGACCTGTGCACGGTGTGCGAGCGGCTCGCCGCGCAGTGCGGGGACCACGCGGTGCGCCTGGAGCCGTTCATCCGCAGGTACGCGTCCGGCGCACCGCCGGACCCCCTGGACCGGCCGGCCCCGGACCCGACGGAGCGGTCCGGCACTCTGGGGCTGCTGCGCGACCTGCACGACCTGTACCTGCTCGCCGCCGACTGCGACCTGTCGTGGCGGATCGTCGGGCAGGCGGCCCAGGGCGTGCGCGACGCCGAGCTGCTCGACCTCGTCCGGTACTGCGGTGAGGAGTCCGCCCGCCACCTGCTGTGGCTGCGGTCGAGGATCAGCGAGGCCGCTCCCCAGGCCCTGGTGGTCGCCTGA